A single region of the Chryseobacterium culicis genome encodes:
- a CDS encoding ATP-binding cassette domain-containing protein encodes MSKLHVDSVTKSFNERKILQDVYIECETGQITGLLGRNGSGKSTLLKIIFGIIGGDTQFIKCGNKVLKSISDRKNRISYLPQDLFLPKYETVKNLIPFFCNKENTNLLSALEFIQPFLHEKIKNLSKGEQRIIETLMITYSETDFVLLDEPFHNLSPKVCEELKKIIRQQSQYKGFIISDHNYQDILDISDYLYLLSDGHLKQIQDFKELQRYNYLPKSI; translated from the coding sequence ATGAGCAAGCTGCATGTTGATAGTGTAACAAAATCTTTTAATGAAAGGAAAATTTTGCAGGATGTTTATATAGAATGCGAAACCGGACAGATTACAGGGCTGCTGGGCAGAAATGGAAGTGGAAAATCAACTTTATTAAAAATTATTTTCGGGATTATCGGCGGTGATACCCAGTTTATAAAATGTGGCAACAAGGTTTTGAAAAGTATTTCAGACAGAAAAAACAGAATCTCATATTTACCCCAAGACCTTTTCTTACCTAAATATGAAACCGTAAAAAACCTGATTCCTTTCTTTTGTAATAAAGAAAACACCAATTTGCTGTCTGCCCTGGAATTCATACAGCCCTTTCTTCATGAAAAAATTAAAAATCTTTCTAAAGGCGAACAGAGAATTATTGAAACCCTGATGATCACTTACTCTGAAACAGATTTTGTTTTACTGGACGAACCATTCCATAACCTTTCTCCAAAAGTTTGTGAAGAATTAAAGAAAATTATTCGTCAGCAGTCACAGTACAAAGGTTTTATTATTTCTGATCACAATTACCAGGATATTCTGGATATTTCAGACTACCTATATCTGCTTTCTGACGGCCATCTGAAACAAATACAAGATTTTAAAGAACTGCAGCGGTATAATTATCTCCCGAAAAGTATTTAA